A window of Daucus carota subsp. sativus chromosome 2, DH1 v3.0, whole genome shotgun sequence genomic DNA:
aaaccaATTCTCATAATTAAACTTTTTTCTGTCAAGGAATGATCAGAGGTAAATCAGCCAAGAGTACATGATAAAATTCAGAATGGACATCTCCCATTTTTCAAACACGATCAACAATGAACAAGTGTATCTAGCTCAAGTGTATCTTGCTCTATAAGCTACTCTAGGCCGACGGTTTAACAAATCTAAAAGAGCTACTAACCGAAAAACCCAAtcaacttatatttttttgccaaaaaatctttaaacttttctttttactaacaaccccaataaacttttattaaatctatcaaaataatttattagagTTACTTATGGCCGACATGGACTAATCATGATTAACTCGTATGTTATGTGGCAACATGACTAAAAATAATcgaaaataagtaaaaataactaaaaaaattattaatatttaactacAAGATCTAAAAAAAAGACAACTTATAATTTTGATACAAACTTTCCTGTCCGTGAGTTTTAACAAGTAATTATGATGATTAAGTAGCTTACTTGACAAATTTTaacaattcaaattaatatataaaagaaaaaattaagggGAAAAAAATGAGACACCATACAAACACATCTTCACTTGTTTTCATGTTATTTCTGAAattaaaaccaaaaaatatcatattgtaAAATCATAATCCGTCAATTATCCTTAACCatggtttattttatatttttttattataattttaataaagtttattggTTTTGTTAGTGAAAAGAAAAGTTTaaaggttttttggcaaaaaaatgataagttgatTGGGTTTCTTGGTTAATAGCTCAATCTAAAACATATGTTTTTATGACTCAAACTTGCAAGTATGTTTAATAACTCTCCCCAAGCAGTGGTTAAACTTTGAcatgttttgtttattattgaatccaaaactaaatattaataataatttaaatcttgaTCAAGTACCTCCACGAGGAAGGACGGGATTTGGAATCACTCCTCGGGATTAGTCATAAAACTAGCTACCCTTGCTATTGAATGAGCCGCTTAATTGGCTGATCGTCTCAGAAAATGCACATAATGGGATCTCAATGTCCTTAAGAATTTCTAAACACTTTGGCAAGATAGATCCAAAGAAAGAGCTGTGGAGACTCTTTGGTAAAATTGCTTCAACTACACCGAGGTTGTCCAACTCAATGTAGACTTGCTGTTTGTACAGAATTTTTTTAGCCAGGAGAGAGCTTCTCTGAAATCCAATGCTTCTGCAACTCGGGGATCTAAAACACCTACAAGCCGTCCACCACAACCTGCTACAAATCCACCTAAATCGTCTCGCAAAATACAGCCAAAAGAGCTTTTACTTTCCTTGTTGAAGAAAGCAGCATCGACATTGCAAGTTAGCCACCCTGATGGAGGGGGCTTCCAAATCAACATtcaaaaggtaaaaaaaaaaaaaactaagacGATGTTGAGTTACCTGAGCAATCATGTATGACTCCACAtgaaatttttcatttttcgaGGGACAGCTAAATTCCATAACCTTAGCCACTTAAATTCCGAAATTCCCCCAGATCTTTGTGAAAATCCTCTGTTTAGCACTATGTATTTTAACttcttcataaatatataaattactgGTCGGTGGCTTGAGCCTATCTGCACTTGGCAAATTGTGTAAGCTAAGTATCACCAGTAGAATCTGCAGCATCATTCTGATCATCCCTCACGAAAAACCCGGTGCAGCAATCCCCATACCAGGGGCTCACCCTGCTCACCTTGAAAGTCTTGAAAGCGATTCAAATAGATAAAAAAGTGGTCTAATGTAGTCTGAAAGCCAAGTTTGTTCAGTGCTATTAACACATCCTGTGTAGTCACAGTTGTGTGGATAAACTTGATCACACACTGTTGAATTGATATCACGACATCAGCTGATATCTCACCCTGATTTGGGATGATCCTTGGCATCAGGCCTATCACGTTTGGAGCTGGCACTAGATCTTCTATCACGGTGCAATAGTTATAACAATAGATGGTGAGATAATAAAATGATTAACTGAATCGATCTTACATTAAATAGTGAGACTTACCATAGGACATCAGTTGTTCACTAGAATTTCCGTagcactcaatttttttttctttcttcacaAGTTCTCTTCATCTTTTCGAGCTGATTGTTTCCATGAATGTTTGAGACAATGTATCAGAAGAGATAtatgaaagaaaagaaatgggAGAGTGACACCAAACTAATGAAAGCTAAGGGCGAGACACTTGGCACATATTATATCAGTTCAGGAGTACGTGGTGTCCTGTGATTTAATTTTGAGAAGAGattaattttacattttaagTTAAAAGGTACAAAAAAATTCATCCATCATTCTTCTTAATGCATGCATCATTTTAAGTTAACaggtaaaaaaaattcatctgtACAAACAGATAACTCCTGACGTATGCAATTTTTCAAGGTTCAAGTCATTCGGTACAAACAGATAACTCCTGACGTAGGCATTTTTAGAGTTTCAAACATGCTTGGGTTAACACGTTGAACTTATTTAACGCATTTGGTACAAACCGATCAACTCTTGATATATACACATTTTAAGTTAACAGGCACAAGCATCTTTAGATATATTCGTATGttgtataattatttaagttattagttacaaatattgatatatgCATTAGATATTAACATGTTCAAATTTACAAGTCCAACTTACTACTCCTACTCATCTGGTAATATGGTAATACCTGATCATGATCACCCTACTCACCTTGAAACTCTTGAAAGCGATTGAAATAGATAAAAAGAAGTCTTATGTAGTTGTGAAAGCCGAGTTTGTTCAGTGCTATTAATACATCCTGTGCAGTCATAGTTGTGCGCACCTAGGCTTCGGCTGTCACATAGCGGATAAACTTGATCACACACTGTTGCATTAATATCACGGCATCAGCTGATATCTCACCTTGATTTGGGAGGATCCTTCGCACCAGGCCTATCATGTTTGGAGCTGGCACTAAATCTTCTGTCACGGTGCAATAGTTATAACAATAGATGATGAGATAATAAAATGATTAACTGAATTGATTTTACATTAAACAGTAAGACTTACCATAAGATATCAGTTTTTTACTAGAATTTCCGTAACACTCAAAATTTTCTCATTCTTCATAGTACTCTTCATCTTTTTCGGCTGATTGTTTCTATGAATTTTTGAGACAATGTATCAGAAGAGATATACGaaaaaagaaatgagagagTGACACCAAACTTTTTAATGAAAGCTAACACAGAGACAACTGGCACATATTATATCAGTTTAGGAGTACGTGGTGTCCTGTGATTTAATTTGAGAAAAGTTCAATTTTACGTTTTAAGTTAACAGCTACAAACAAAAATCATCCGTCAAATTTCTTAATACACACATTGTTTTAAGTTAATAGGtacaaaaatatttcataaacagATACCTCCTAACGTATGcaatttttcaagatttaaatCATTTGGTACAAACAGATAACTCCTTAAACAGGcattttttaaagtttcaaACATGGAGGTTCAAGTCATTCGGTACGAACAGATAACTCCTGACGtagacattttttaaaatttcacacATGCTTGCGTTAACATGTCCAATTTATTTAAGGCATCAGGTACAAACCGATCAACTCTTGATATATACCCGTTTTAAGTTAACAGGTAAAAgcatatttagatatatttacatggtgtattattaattattaatattcaaGTTATTAGTTACAAACATTGATACATGTTTAAATTTACAAGTCCAACTTACTCTTACTCATATGGTAATATGGTAATAGCTGATCACCCTCCTCACCTTTAAACTCTTGAAAGCGATTCAAATAGATAAAAAGCGGTCCTATGTACTATCTAGTCCTGAAAGCCAGGTTCGTTCGGTGAATAACACATCCTGTGCAGTCATATTTGTGCGCACCCTGATTTGGGATGATCCTTAATTCCCATCAGGCCTATAAATCACATTTGGGCTTGGCACTGAATCCTCTATCATGGTGCAATAGCTAATACCGTTATTTAAAATTGATGAATTAAAAAGATTTGGTGCTGCAACCAATTCTACTTATAAACACTtgtatagatatataaaaatagtcAAAATAAAAGGAATTACTATGTTTTAGAAACAATTAGAGTATAATTAAAAAGGATCCTGGTCCCTAGCAACCGTCCGTCGGGAGAGTTTATATAACATACACATCCAGGGGTCGGATCTATATTTCAAGGGTACATATTcaagcaatttttttttgccttgcgctataattttccgcggattGGACTTCTTCCTTTCCGCGGAAAGTAAGAAGTCCGTTCtgcggaaaattatagcggaaGGCAAATAAAAAATGTTTGTATTTGCACCCTTGAAATTCAGATCTAACGATTCTGAAGCTATGTGTTGGTTAAGGCTTATATGACATCTGGGGGCTATGGAACAAAACCCAATTAAAATAGATCAACCAAGAGTGCCTACAAATATAAAGAACTAAATCTCAAATAGTTTGATAACATATTAAACTTGACATGAtagacatgttttatttaacttcttcataaatataaaaagtactGGTCTGTGGCTTGAGCCTATCTGCACTGGGCAAATGGTGTAAACTAAGCATCACCAGTTGAATCTGCAGCACTGCCAGAAGGTGCATCATTCTGATCATCTCCCATGAGACCTCCCATTGTCATCAGCCCTTCAACGTCAAAACCTGGTGCACCAATCCCCATACCTGGGGGCTGGAATAGTGTCCTCCTGATTACCAGGGGCTCGCCCTgctcagcttgaaactcttgaaAGCGATTCAGATAGATAAAAAGTGGTCCAATGTAGTGGTGAAAGCCAAGTTTGTTCAGTGCTATTAACACATCATGTGCAGTCGTAGTTGTGCGCATCCCCTCGCCACACCTAGTGTTGGCTTCAGCTGTCACAGAGCGGATAAACTTGACCACACACTGCTGAATTGATATCACGGCATCAGCTGATATCTCACTCTGATTTGGGATGATCCTTCGCATAAGGCCTGTCACGTTTGGAGCTGGCACTAAATCTTCTATCACGGTGCAGTAGTTAGTTATAACAATAGATGGTTAGATAATAAAATGATTAACTGAATCAATCTTACATAAAATAGTGAGACTTACCATAAGATATCATCAGTTGTTCACTAGAATTTCCACGGCACTCAAAATTTTCTCTTTCTTCATGAGTTCTCTTCATCTTTTCCACCTGATTGTTTCTATGAATGTTTGAGAATGTATCAGAAGAGATATATGAAAGAAAGAAATGAGGGAGTGACACCAAACTAACGAAAGCTAACAGAGAGACAACTGGCACATATTTCATGAGTACGTGGTGTCTTGATGCAGGTATCGTTTTAAATTACATACATGCTGGCGTAAACTTATTTAAGTTAGTAGGTACAAACAGATAACTCCTGAcgtatatgtatttttttacaTAACAGTATAAAGGTATGTGTATTTTTTCACATAACAGTATAAACGTATGTGTATTTTTTCACATAACAGTATAAACTGCGTGTGcatttttttttgagtttcaAACATGTTTGTGTTAACACGTTCAACTTATTTGAGGTATTTGAGGGCATTACGTACAAATCAATCAACTCCTGTCCCTTTTAAGAtgtttatattagtgtataaatTATTAGTTACATATGTTTATACTGTTTAAGTTAGTAGTTACAAATCTTGATATatgcatatttttaaattaatattgtattattatttaagTTATTAGTTACataaagtatttatattttttttaattaatagatATAAACATGCTTAGATTAACAAGCCCAATTTACTCCTTTGGTAATAGAGATAGATCATCTCtgcataattatatttttaaaagaactTTATTACCCAGAAGATATATGTATAGCAAGAAAATTTTTATTAGTCATAAAAAATTGTGCATAGACTTTACTTTAGTaagaataaatttataattaatgtgccttttaattataaattttgaaaaatatatatcagttatatagaaaattaatatataattaaaattattaataacataaaatggtttctattcaagtatttattataattatagaaGAATGAATGTTTAACATTGTGACGACTCGGAaatttttatagtattttattaaattgttattaattttctaaaagagcaggaataaaattttatattttattccaatttgttggattttcaaaaacaattttgttaGTTACtgcaattatgtgattatttgatttaattgtggtACATGTTAAATGagcaattttatttgtttattttatgtCCGATTGAGTAGTTAGATATTTTGTTTATTAGactttttataaatcaaaggTTTGTTTTATTTGAGCCCAAAagttttatcaaatttaaattactcAAAGTATtcaaattttggtattttttctaattctgtcgggttcaaatatattaaaatctcgcaaatgattattttaattatttcccATTTGAAAGTGATTTGGAGCATTATCTGTGAGAAATATTAACTTTTCTATATATTGTGTCTTCGATGATGGTATTATTTTTAGAGAATTGTACTTTTAAAATTGGGAATAAATTTTGGGactcttaaattatttttattgctAAGAGagctttttatttaaaaagtggGGGCctgattttgttaaatatatatagctTTCTAAAAACCTTTTAGTTTATAAAATCAGTTTATAAACAGTCGGTGCAATACAGATTGGGGATCGAGAGCAAAACTAGGGTTCCTCTCTTCCCTTCGATTTTAATAGATAATCGATTAAATCTGGTATATACAGGTGAGAATCGTGTGTATCTCGTATGTGTGTATTCATATATAATTGTTGTATGCTTGAATCGGAGTGGGTGATGGTGTGGGGCGGCGATGGATGGAGGTGAGAAGTCGGCGGAAGAGCGGCGGAAAGATGTAGTCGGAGCAGAGTCAATCGTGGTAACTTGGAGGAGTTGTCTATCGGAGTTTCGTGGGTGGCTGCAGGAGAGGCACAACTGCCGATATTGTTTGATGGCGGTGCGTGCAAACAGATGGGGCGGCGTCGGTGTTCTGAAATCGGAGATACCGACTCCGACTTGACAAGTCGATCTGTGTTGTGGGTTGAAGTGGTTGTGTTGGTCGAAGTCGGGTTGTGGCCGGCGGTGGTCGTAGCTCAATCAACAGTCGAGGCTGAGAGAGGGGAAAAGAGATTGTTTTTCGGTGTGTTTGTGAATAGAGAAGTAATTGTTGGCTTGGGGTGATTGAAGTGATGAGCTAATGGTTGAAGGTGGGTTCAGTTAGAGGGATGGCTGTGGTTTTGAATTAAATGGTGATTGGGAAGATTAACAGAGGTGAATAGAAGGGGTTGGACTGGAATGGATTGGAATTTGGCAAAGTCTGGTGGTTCCGGTTTTTTTGACAAGGTTTCTAATGGTGAGTGGTGGTGCCGCCGCGTGTATGAAGACAAGGAGCTGTGTTCGGGTTGTAGAATCGGTGTTGTAATTTGTTTGTGTGAGTTGTGCTAGGATGAAAGTGGTAGATGAAGGAGGGTGTGGTATTACAGTTGTGGAATCATTGAGAACTACCGGAGTGGCACTACCGGGCGGCAAAACTACTGATGTGATTAAGTGAGCCGCAAAGATGGTTCTGATTGATGGTTCCATGTCTGTTTTGTGGTTCTGTCAAGTGTGTGTACAAGCAGATTAGGTGCGTAAACAGATTGAATAGGCTTTTGCAATGTGTTAGCAGGGCTGCTGGTCTGAAATCAAAGAAAGAAAGGAAAGGTGGTTGGTGTTGCATGTCAAGGGAGCCTGCAGGGGCGGTTCTGCGTGAAAGAAAGTGTAGGATTGGGGACTGAATTATAAGCAGTTGGGAGTACAAGCATAGAAGTCGGAGGTTGGGGAGAATTGGGTGATTGTTGGTGATGATTGGTGTCCACCGGAACTGATTGCAGCGCTACCTTGTAGTTCAGAGATAGTATGTCTTGGCAGCAGACTGGTGTATGTTGCGATGGTGTATGCTTGTATGAGTTGGAATTTAGTTGAGGTAAAGGACTGAGTTGAGACAGGGGAGGCTGTAGAAGGATGTGGTGGTGATAGTTGG
This region includes:
- the LOC108207554 gene encoding transcriptional activator hap3; this encodes MKRTHEERENFECRGNSSEQLMISYEDLVPAPNVTGLMRRIIPNQSEISADAVISIQQCVVKFIRSVTAEANTRCGEGMRTTTTAHDVLIALNKLGFHHYIGPLFIYLNRFQEFQAEQGEPLVIRRTLFQPPGMGIGAPGFDVEGLMTMGGLMGDDQNDAPSGSAADSTGDA